TCAATTACTAATGCGCCTACGCTCAGCGGTTTTCGGGAGGCGCTGTCCTGTAGAACACCTACTATACAAGGTAAAATACTTTTCTTCCTATGATAGACCATTTTCTCGCACTGGCAGGGCGGGGTGTGGCGGAAGCCGAAGCTGGAAAGTGCGCAGACAGCGACGGCAAGAGAGGAAAATGGTATAGCTCTCATAGTATAACTTAACAACCACTCGGTTTAAGGCCCAAGGCATTCACACCACCTAATTCCTGATTGATAGCGGCAGCGATACGAGTTTTTTCTTGCTGTGAGAGGGCTTGGTAAGCGGAAGTCCTTCCCAACCCATTCCACGCCAAATCCTGGCAATACTGCAAACTAACATTGTAGCCTAATTGGGTACCGTATATATAAAGGACTTGGCCGATATCGTTTTTAAAGCTCGTTACTATTTGATTGTGCTGCGTGTTATTCTGCCCTGAAGGAGATTGGTAGATGAATGCATCTATCAAGTCTGGGTACTCCATGCCAAATTTAGTCGGGTCGTTTGAATAATAGGCAACTAGATAGGCGTGTACCGACTCGTGCATCATCGTTGCCATAACACTTAAATCAGTCGCGTTTTGTAACTGTTGAGCATCGAAGGTCGTTGTAACGGTATTATTTGGATAAGAAGAAATGGTGCTACCGAGCCAGCCAGGCGGGAGAGTGCCAACGTTAAGTTGCCAATTATCAGTTAAACTATTGAAATAAGTAATTGGTAGAAAAACGGAGTTAGTGCCATTGATAGATGTTTGACTGCTATATAATAAAATGGCACCCTTTAATGAATTATATGATTGAGTAAGGCATGGTGTTAAGTTATTGATAACTGCTAAGCTGTTTGTAGGGCTGTTCGGTGGCCCCTGAGGCCCACTACCAGGGTCATTAGGGCTGTTGCCGCCGTTGCCGGGAGTGCCGCCGTAGTCACCGGGGCCAGTAGGGGAGCCATCGCCACTGTTATAGCCGCCGCTATCATCGGAGAGCCCACATCCAGCCGAAGAGCCTAAGTACTCGCCCGTAATAGCGTTGTAATAGAACATACAGCTATTTACTTTATTAGTACTTGCTCTTTTCTGCTTATCGGTTGCAGCGGTAGAAGCTTTAGCAGTACTAACCTCCACCCCTTGAAACCATAGCTTAACCTGGCCCGGCAGTAGGGCTCCATCACTAAACCTGCGTCCATTTAGATAGTGATAACCAGCCGAATAGAGTAAAAATATTCCAGCTGCGTGAGTGGGAATAGCCAAAGATGGCTGTTGATAGCCGTGGTAGAGGCTGGTAAGTAAGGCCAGCGTATCGACCGGCATACCAGCTGGCTTCAATAGAAGCTCGGCAATGCTACCATGCAGAGCTTGGTCAGGCGTTCGGGCTATAAATAGGTAGCGAAAGCCTTGCCAGGGATTACCAGTGAAGGCTCCGGGGTCATTGGCCATTGGCACAACTAGCAGCGGAGTAGTCTGCGTCCCAATGCTTACTGCTTTTGTCCAAAGCAGACGCGTGCTTTTAGGGATTGCTGTTGGATAAGTACTTTGGTACCATGCCTGTGCCTCTACGATAGTCAGCCCGAGCGTTGAGGCCGCCGGGTTTGGCTCAATGTGTTGTTGAGAGCAGGAGGCCAGTATAGCCACCAAAAAACTTGCTAAAATTCTTGCGAGAGAAGTAGAATGTATTCGCATCTGCTTGTGCTTAGAGACTGTAGGCTATCCAAGTGCAAACATATAAATAATTGACCAAGAATGTTAAAAATTATACTGGAGTTAGATGCTATTTAGTAAGTGTGTGGAGTCGGGCGGCTGATAGCAGCTACGCGTGTTATAGCCCGTAATTATATTAGCTGTTCGCTGGCGCAAACTCCGTCACGGCCTCGCCCAGGTCCAGCACTTCCAGGCCCGGCAGCGCCGCCTGAATGATGCTGGCCCCGGCCGCCGAGCGGTAGCCGCCGGCGCAGTGCACCAGCACAGGCTTATCGGTCGGAATCTCCCTTATGCGCTCGCGCAGCTCGGGTAGCGGAATGAGCAGGGCGCTGGGGAAGAGCTTGCCGTGCGCCTCGGTGCGGTTGCGAATATCGACAATAGTGAATGTTTCGGGGTGCTGGCGCACAGCCGCAACCTCGACGGTGGGGCTGGTGGCGGGCTGCACGCTGGGCGCCAGCAGGGCGCCCTTAATATTGCCTTCGTAGCCGATTTTAGCCGTCTTCCGAATCACCGCGTCGAGCTGAATCTGGGTATCGGCCAGCAGGTAGAACTTTTCCTGGGGGCCAACGATGGAGCCCAGCCAGGTTTCGAACTTGCCGCCATCCTGCAGGTTGATGGCGCCGGGCAGGTGGCCGGCGCGAAATTTGGCGGCCGGCCGGGTGTCAATCACTAATACGCCGGGCTGGAGCGCCGCGTGAGGATTGAGGCGTGGCACGGCCCGCACGCTGTCTTCAAAATTGGGGGCGCCTAGTTTGTTAAGCTGCACGCCGTGGCCGAAATATTTGGGCACAAAGGGCTGGTCGGCCAGCAGCACCTTCACAAACTCCTGCTCCGACATGGGTTGCAGCGCGTAGTTGGTAGCCAGCTCCTTGCCAATGGTACTGTCGAGGTCGGGGCTGGTGGCTTTGCCGCAGAGCGAACCGGGGCCGTGGGCCGGGTACACGCGCGTAGTGGGCGGCAGGGCCATCAGCTTCTGGCGGGTGCTGCGGTAGAGCTGGGCCGCCAGGGCCTCGCGGGCATGGCCGCCCACGGCCTCGTTCTCGCGCAGGTCGGGCCGGCCCACGTCGCCCACAAACAGCGTGTCGCCGGTAAACACGGCGCGGGTTTGGGCCAGCTCGTCGATAAGCAGCACGCTGATGCTGTCGGGCGAGTGGCCGGGGGTATTAATGGCGTGCAGCTCCACGTTGCCCAGCCGGAGGCGGTCGCCGTCGTCAAAATTTTTGTGCAGGTAGCGGGCCCCCGTGAGCTTGCTGCAATAAATGGTAGCGTCGGTTTCCTGGGCTATTTCCAGGTGGCTGCTCACGAAGTCGGCGTGGGGGTGCGTCTCAATCACGGCCACAATCTCGGCCTCGTGCTCGTCGGCAAAATCGTAGTAGGGCTGCGGGTCGCGGCCGGGGTCGATAACGGCAACCTGCCGGCCGCAGCGAATGGCGTAGGAGGCGTGGGCCAGTCCTTTATCGTAAAACTGTTGAATTTGCACCGCGGGGGTGCTACTACTGGGAAGCGGCATGGGGTGGAGTGGCAGCTGTTGAGCTAAAGGCCTGATTATCGGGCTGCCGGGGTAGGTGTCAGGGTCAAATATAAACAAGCCGGCCTAACATTGCTGCGCTGGCGGCGGCGGTCCGCCGGGCATCGGGCACGAAAAAACCCCGGCCGTCGGACCGGGGTTTTGCCAAGGAAAAGGACGCGGAAAACTAGCTTTTGGCTTTGCTGCCGGGCTCGCCTTTCTCTTTATGCTGATGCTCCTGGCGCATGGCTTGCAGCTTGCCAAACTGCTCGGCACTGAGCACGCCTTGCAGCTGGGTCTGGTACCTGGCCTGGCCGGCTTCCATTGCCTGGTGCATGGCCTGGCGCTGGGCTTCGGCCGGGTACTTTGCCCGGATGGTAGCAGCTTCCTGCGCCTGGCTCAGCAGTATCTGATGTACTTTGGCTTGCTGGTCGGCACTGAGACTGAGCTTTTTGGTGAGCATAGCCGTGCGATGGTCGGCCCGCTGCTCGGGCGTTTTATGACGCTTGCCGTGGTGTGCTGTAACTGCGGTAGTAGCGGTAGCAGGCGTAGTTTGAGCAAAGCTGGCGGTAGCAAAGGCCATAGAAGCCAGCAGAAGCAGGGACTTTTTCATAAGGATAACAAATTTTTTAAGCAGAAAAAAGAAGAGAAAAGCAGGAAGCGCGGCCGCGCTGGCTCCGGATGCCTGGTCGTTTGCAAGGAGTAAGCCAAAAGAACCACAAGCCCAAAAAAGCCCTCTCCACGCCGATGGAAAGGGCTTTTTTGCCGACCAACAAACTATTACCGGCCTACCTGGCTGGTACTGTGCAGCTGCCCGATGCGGGCGGCCTTGTACTGCTGGTAGCGCACATACTGCGCGGGCGTGAGCACTCCGCGAATCAGCTCGTCTGATTTGGCGCGGTCGAAGGCCATGGCGGTGCGCAGGGCCGCGGGGTCGTCGTGGTGGGCGGTCAGGTCGGCATCCAGGTGCTGGCGGGTCAGCAGCAGCACCTGGCGCAGCCGGGCGTGCTGCTCGGGCGAGAGGCCCAGCTCCTGCGCTAGGCGTTGGGCCTGGCTGGCCACGGCCGCCTGCACGGCCGGCGTAGGCTGGGCCTGGGTGCTGGCCACTACCAAGCTAAAGAGAGCGGTAAGAATAAGGTTATTTTTCATAACAGCTTCAAGAAAAGCAATTCGGTAAAAGTAGGTTCCCCGGCCTTGGGCGGCGGGCAAAACGGGGGCGCCGCGCCGCCAGGCGGGGGCTACCCGGCCGGGTAGCCCCCGCCTGGCCAAACCCAGGCGGAGGCTGGTCGCGAAGTTTAGCGTATTTTCGGCCCGGCTGATTATCGCTCGGCCCTTCTTAAACGTGAAAAAATAGTTACTATTACCTCCCCCACCCGTTCTTTTACCTCCTTTTGCATGGCTAGTATTTTTGCCAAAAAACCGCTCGCCCAACTTCTGGGTGAAGCTAACTCGACCGGCCACGGTGCCCTGAAGCGCACGCTGGGAGCCGGTAACCTCGTGGCCCTGGGCGTGGGTGCTATTATCGGGGCCGGCCTGTTTGTGCGCACCGCCGCCGCCGCCGCGCAGGCCTCGGGGCCGGGCGTGACGTTGGCTTTCGTGCTGGCGGCCTTCGGCTGCGTGTTTGCGGGTCTCTGCTACGCCGAGTTTGCGGCCATGATTCCCATCGCCGGCTCGGCCTACACCTATGCCTACACCACCATGGGCGAGTTTGTGGCCTGGATTATCGGCTGGGCGCTGATTATGGAATACGCGCTGGGCGCGGCCACCGTCAGCATTGCCTGGAGCGAATACCTAAACAAGCTACTGGAGGTCTTTCATACCAGTATACCGTATAATCTGAGCCATTCGCCCTTCGAGCACGCCGTCATCAACGGCGTGTCGGAGCAAGGCTTTATCAACCTGCCGGCTCTGCTCA
The sequence above is drawn from the Hymenobacter baengnokdamensis genome and encodes:
- a CDS encoding MBL fold metallo-hydrolase translates to MPLPSSSTPAVQIQQFYDKGLAHASYAIRCGRQVAVIDPGRDPQPYYDFADEHEAEIVAVIETHPHADFVSSHLEIAQETDATIYCSKLTGARYLHKNFDDGDRLRLGNVELHAINTPGHSPDSISVLLIDELAQTRAVFTGDTLFVGDVGRPDLRENEAVGGHAREALAAQLYRSTRQKLMALPPTTRVYPAHGPGSLCGKATSPDLDSTIGKELATNYALQPMSEQEFVKVLLADQPFVPKYFGHGVQLNKLGAPNFEDSVRAVPRLNPHAALQPGVLVIDTRPAAKFRAGHLPGAINLQDGGKFETWLGSIVGPQEKFYLLADTQIQLDAVIRKTAKIGYEGNIKGALLAPSVQPATSPTVEVAAVRQHPETFTIVDIRNRTEAHGKLFPSALLIPLPELRERIREIPTDKPVLVHCAGGYRSAAGASIIQAALPGLEVLDLGEAVTEFAPANS